One window of the Niallia circulans genome contains the following:
- a CDS encoding ATP phosphoribosyltransferase regulatory subunit codes for MSSLFMFEKPLGMRDTLPAIYERKYKVKQKIDTEIKKWGYQFIETPTLEYYETVGTASAILDQQLFKLLDQQGHTLVLRPDMTAPIARVAASKLLSEDLPLRLAYNASVFRAQQREGGRPAEFEQIGVEYIGDKTISADGEGISLLISSLQQAGVKNYQVSVGHIGFVQSFFQQILGTKDRVDSLTKYLYEKNYVGYRQHVEQLALSSIDKQRLNDFLTLRGKEEVIDLAYQLMEGDQGKKAIDDLKQLRDILVDYEVADRVTFDLSLVSHMSYYTGIVYEVYAEGVGFPIGSGGRYDLLLEKFGKNTGATGFAIRVDRLLEALGTVAKTNMIECILFSSERRKEAFLLAQEKRQAGIHVITQDINGVKDVDACTKQYSEIILLVGKKGAEVAK; via the coding sequence ATGAGCAGCTTATTTATGTTTGAAAAGCCATTAGGCATGAGAGATACATTACCAGCGATTTACGAAAGAAAATATAAAGTTAAACAAAAAATAGATACAGAAATAAAAAAATGGGGTTATCAATTTATTGAAACTCCGACATTAGAATACTATGAAACAGTCGGCACAGCGTCCGCTATTTTAGACCAGCAGCTTTTTAAATTATTGGATCAGCAGGGACATACACTAGTTCTTCGCCCAGATATGACCGCGCCAATAGCGAGAGTAGCGGCATCTAAGCTTCTATCAGAAGATTTGCCATTACGTCTTGCCTATAATGCGTCCGTGTTTCGAGCGCAGCAGCGAGAAGGCGGCAGACCGGCGGAGTTTGAACAAATAGGTGTTGAATATATTGGCGATAAAACCATTAGTGCAGATGGAGAAGGAATTTCTCTACTTATTTCCTCCCTTCAACAAGCAGGAGTGAAAAACTATCAAGTGTCGGTAGGGCATATTGGCTTTGTCCAATCATTTTTTCAACAAATTCTTGGAACAAAAGATAGAGTGGACAGTTTAACCAAATATTTATATGAGAAAAATTATGTCGGCTATCGTCAGCATGTAGAACAACTTGCTTTATCAAGTATTGATAAACAGCGCTTAAATGATTTCCTAACACTAAGAGGAAAAGAAGAAGTGATTGACCTTGCCTATCAGCTAATGGAAGGAGATCAAGGAAAGAAAGCAATCGATGATTTAAAACAGCTAAGAGATATCCTTGTAGATTACGAAGTGGCAGACAGAGTGACATTTGATTTATCACTTGTTAGTCATATGAGCTACTATACTGGCATTGTATATGAGGTATATGCAGAAGGGGTAGGCTTTCCTATTGGTAGTGGGGGCAGATATGATTTGCTATTAGAGAAATTCGGAAAAAACACTGGAGCAACTGGTTTTGCTATTCGAGTGGATCGACTATTGGAAGCATTAGGCACGGTCGCAAAAACAAACATGATCGAATGTATTTTATTTAGTAGTGAACGAAGAAAAGAAGCATTTCTATTAGCTCAAGAAAAAAGGCAAGCTGGCATCCATGTCATTACGCAAGATATTAATGGGGTGAAAGATGTGGATGCTTGTACAAAGCAGTATAGTGAAATCATACTATTGGTTGGAAAAAAAGGAGCGGAGGTGGCCAAATGA
- the hisG gene encoding ATP phosphoribosyltransferase, translated as MNDMLTIAMPKGRIFEEAADLLRDAGFRLPAEFDDSRKLIIEVEEENFRFILAKPMDVPTYVEHGVADLGIAGKDVMLEEERDVYELLDLHISACYLAVAGLPHTELNEIAPRIATKYPNVAAAYFREQGSQVEIIKLNGSIELAPIIGLTDRIVDIVSTGKTLAENGLIEYERIVDITSRLIVNPASYRLKDRRISELVVRLQPVVKSKLSVK; from the coding sequence ATGAATGACATGCTAACTATCGCAATGCCAAAGGGAAGAATTTTCGAAGAGGCAGCCGATTTATTAAGAGATGCAGGCTTTCGTTTACCAGCAGAATTTGATGACTCCCGGAAATTAATTATAGAGGTTGAAGAAGAAAACTTCCGCTTTATCTTGGCTAAGCCTATGGATGTTCCTACCTATGTCGAGCATGGCGTTGCCGATTTGGGGATTGCAGGAAAGGATGTCATGCTAGAGGAAGAAAGAGATGTATATGAATTGCTAGATTTACATATTAGTGCCTGTTATTTAGCAGTAGCAGGGCTTCCTCATACAGAACTGAATGAAATTGCTCCTAGAATTGCAACAAAATATCCTAATGTGGCGGCAGCCTATTTTCGTGAACAAGGGTCTCAAGTAGAAATTATTAAGCTGAATGGTTCCATTGAGCTTGCACCAATTATCGGCTTAACTGATCGAATTGTCGATATTGTTTCGACAGGAAAGACACTTGCTGAGAATGGCCTAATTGAATATGAAAGAATCGTAGACATTACTTCAAGATTAATTGTCAATCCTGCAAGCTACCGATTGAAGGATAGACGAATTAGTGAATTAGTAGTGAGGCTTCAGCCGGTAGTAAAGTCGAAATTAAGTGTGAAATAA
- a CDS encoding acyltransferase: protein MRKTTRYPVSGPNSLWHVYKTVPFLKVIKNFIVIQTARYMPFLKVKNWMYRKLLKMQVGDQTSFALMVMLDIMFPEKIKVGKNTVIGYNTTILAHEYLIEEYRLGEIEIGDEVMIGANSTILPGVTIGDRAIVSAGTLVHKNVPAGSFVGGNPMQIIYTAEQMEERKRNEPSYVLDE from the coding sequence ATGAGAAAAACGACGAGATATCCGGTTAGTGGACCCAATTCCTTATGGCATGTTTATAAAACGGTTCCGTTTTTGAAAGTAATTAAAAATTTTATTGTTATTCAGACAGCAAGATATATGCCTTTTTTGAAAGTGAAAAATTGGATGTACCGAAAGCTATTAAAAATGCAGGTGGGAGATCAAACCTCCTTCGCCTTAATGGTAATGCTTGATATTATGTTTCCAGAAAAAATTAAGGTCGGCAAGAATACTGTCATAGGCTACAATACCACTATTCTTGCCCATGAATATTTAATAGAGGAATACAGACTTGGGGAGATTGAAATTGGCGATGAAGTCATGATTGGTGCCAATTCCACTATTCTTCCTGGTGTGACAATTGGTGATCGTGCGATTGTTTCTGCAGGTACATTAGTACATAAGAACGTCCCGGCAGGAAGCTTTGTTGGGGGAAATCCGATGCAAATCATTTATACCGCAGAACAAATGGAAGAACGTAAACGAAATGAGCCTTCCTATGTATTAGATGAATAA
- the hisD gene encoding histidinol dehydrogenase, whose protein sequence is MRIVTDIENISLKRSVDAGTEEQRKAVREIMGQVKRSGDQALIEYTKKWDGAELTSLRVKKEELAAAYNYVDKEMVSIIKEAAANIKEYHQKQLKTSWDFTQENGSVLGQRILPLDSVGVYVPGGTAAYPSSVLMNVIPALVAGVQRIVMVSPPNENGILPSAVLVAADIAGVKEIYKVGGAQAIAALAYGTESIEKVDKIVGPGNIFVALAKREVFGDVAIDMIAGPSEIAIIADETASAKEIAADLLSQAEHDERASSVLVTTSILLAEEVSREVKQQLNDLPRKEIAEKSIDQYGLIVVVETLDKAVAVINTIAPEHLEIITKNPYVLLDHIRHAGSIFIGRYSSEPVGDYFAGTNHVLPTNGTARFSNPLNVDDFQKKSSITHYSEAAFKENAHKIAKFARLEGLEAHARAIEARYDDLE, encoded by the coding sequence ATGCGAATTGTGACAGATATAGAGAATATTAGTTTAAAACGCTCTGTTGATGCAGGTACGGAAGAACAGCGAAAAGCGGTTCGGGAGATTATGGGACAGGTAAAAAGAAGTGGTGACCAAGCTTTAATCGAATATACAAAAAAATGGGATGGAGCTGAATTGACAAGTCTTCGGGTGAAGAAAGAAGAGCTAGCAGCTGCTTACAATTATGTAGACAAGGAAATGGTTTCGATTATAAAAGAGGCGGCCGCAAATATTAAAGAATACCATCAAAAGCAATTGAAAACCTCATGGGATTTTACCCAAGAAAATGGCTCTGTTCTTGGTCAACGGATTCTCCCATTAGATTCCGTTGGTGTTTATGTTCCAGGGGGAACAGCAGCTTATCCTTCGTCTGTATTAATGAATGTCATTCCAGCATTAGTTGCAGGAGTTCAGCGGATAGTTATGGTCTCGCCGCCGAATGAAAATGGAATTCTCCCGAGTGCTGTTTTAGTAGCAGCTGATATTGCTGGGGTAAAGGAGATTTACAAAGTGGGGGGCGCTCAGGCTATTGCCGCATTAGCGTACGGGACGGAATCAATTGAGAAAGTTGATAAGATTGTCGGTCCTGGAAATATCTTTGTTGCCCTTGCCAAAAGAGAAGTTTTTGGCGATGTTGCTATTGATATGATTGCAGGACCAAGTGAAATTGCCATCATAGCTGATGAAACAGCAAGTGCAAAAGAAATTGCTGCAGACTTATTATCACAGGCAGAGCATGACGAAAGAGCTTCCTCTGTTCTCGTTACTACTTCCATTTTATTGGCTGAGGAAGTCTCTCGAGAAGTGAAGCAGCAGTTAAATGATTTGCCACGTAAGGAAATAGCGGAAAAATCAATTGATCAATATGGATTAATCGTGGTTGTAGAAACGTTAGATAAGGCTGTCGCTGTCATCAATACTATTGCGCCAGAACATTTAGAAATCATAACAAAAAATCCATACGTTCTCCTCGACCATATCCGTCATGCAGGATCTATTTTTATAGGAAGATATAGCTCAGAGCCAGTCGGGGATTATTTTGCTGGAACAAACCACGTATTACCTACAAATGGAACAGCAAGGTTCTCCAACCCACTAAACGTGGATGATTTCCAAAAAAAATCTAGTATCACACATTACAGTGAAGCAGCATTTAAAGAAAACGCTCATAAAATAGCCAAGTTTGCCCGCTTAGAGGGATTGGAGGCTCATGCAAGAGCCATAGAAGCGCGATATGACGACCTGGAATAA